One part of the Mariniflexile litorale genome encodes these proteins:
- the rplS gene encoding 50S ribosomal protein L19, with protein MESLVKFVQDEFVTKKDFPEFGAGDTITVYYEIREGEKVRTQFFRGVVIQRRGSGSSETFTIRKMSGTIGVERIFPVNLPALQKIEINKRGKVRRARIYYFRGLTGKKARIKERRR; from the coding sequence ATGGAATCTTTAGTAAAGTTTGTACAAGACGAATTTGTAACAAAAAAAGACTTCCCAGAGTTTGGAGCTGGAGACACAATTACTGTTTACTATGAAATTAGAGAGGGCGAAAAAGTTCGTACTCAGTTTTTTAGAGGTGTTGTAATTCAAAGAAGAGGATCTGGTTCATCAGAAACTTTTACCATTAGAAAAATGTCTGGTACTATTGGTGTGGAGCGTATTTTCCCAGTTAATTTACCTGCATTACAAAAAATTGAAATTAATAAACGTGGTAAAGTGCGTAGAGCTAGAATCTACTACTTTAGAGGTCTTACTGGTAAAAAAGCCAGAATTAAAGAACGTAGACGTTAA
- a CDS encoding NADP-dependent isocitrate dehydrogenase — MSKIIYTKTDEAPALATRSFLPIVKAFVKSSGINIETRDISLAARILAVFPDFLKEDQRVLDDLAVLSELVKSPEANIIKLPNISASVPQLKAAIKELQSKGFAIPNYLDEATNDVEKDIKSRYDKIKGSAVNPILREGNSDRRAPKAVKNYAKKNPHSMGAWNSDSKTHVATMESGDFFHNERSVTLPEATSIKIVHTDHNGTTTVLKDSFKLLKDEIIDATILSKTALVSFLEAQIADAKASGVLFSLHMKATMMKVSDPIIFGYAVKVFFKNVFEKHAETLEKIGVDVNNGFGNLVEKLPSLPEAKRNEIQADIDAAFKNGPAVAMVNSDKGITNLHVPSDVIIDASMPAMIRTSGQMWNTEGKLQDTKAVIPDSSYAGIYSATIDFCKKHGAFDPTTMGTVPNVGLMAQKAEEYGSHDKTFEIASNGTVSVIDAAGNTLLKHVVETGDIWRMCQTKDAPIQDWVKLAVTRAKASETPAVFWLDENRAHDAELIKKVNTYLKEYDTTGLDIRILSPIDATLFTCERLKKGKDTISVSGNVLRDYLTDLFPILEVGTSAKMLSIVPLMNGGGLFETGAGGSAPKHVEQFTNENHLRWDSLGEFLALAVSLEHVATTNNNPKAQILADTLDAATGQLLDNGKSPSRKVGELDNRGSHFYLALYWAQALANQTKDAALKAEFEPIAKQLATNEIAIVSELNLIQGNPINIGGYYEPNETLINNAMRPSKTLNSILS; from the coding sequence ATGTCTAAAATTATTTATACAAAAACTGATGAGGCTCCTGCATTAGCAACCCGTTCTTTTTTACCAATTGTTAAAGCTTTTGTTAAGTCTTCTGGTATTAATATTGAAACTAGAGATATCTCTTTAGCTGCAAGAATTTTAGCCGTTTTTCCAGATTTTTTAAAGGAAGATCAACGTGTTCTAGATGATTTGGCCGTACTTAGTGAATTAGTAAAAAGTCCTGAAGCCAACATTATAAAATTACCAAACATTAGTGCTTCTGTTCCGCAGTTAAAAGCTGCTATAAAAGAATTACAATCTAAAGGATTCGCTATTCCTAACTACTTAGATGAAGCTACTAATGATGTTGAAAAAGATATAAAATCGCGCTACGATAAAATTAAAGGAAGTGCTGTAAACCCAATACTTCGTGAAGGAAACTCTGATAGACGTGCGCCAAAAGCAGTAAAGAACTACGCTAAAAAGAATCCACACTCTATGGGTGCTTGGAACAGTGATTCTAAAACGCATGTAGCAACTATGGAGTCTGGCGATTTTTTTCACAATGAAAGATCGGTAACATTACCTGAAGCTACAAGCATTAAAATTGTACATACCGACCATAATGGGACTACAACTGTTTTAAAAGATAGTTTCAAATTATTAAAAGACGAAATAATTGACGCCACTATTTTAAGCAAAACAGCATTAGTTAGCTTTTTAGAGGCTCAAATCGCTGATGCAAAGGCAAGCGGCGTATTGTTCTCATTACACATGAAAGCGACCATGATGAAAGTGAGTGACCCAATTATTTTTGGATATGCTGTAAAAGTATTTTTTAAAAATGTATTTGAAAAGCATGCAGAAACTCTAGAAAAAATTGGAGTGGATGTTAATAATGGTTTTGGAAATTTAGTTGAAAAATTACCAAGTTTACCAGAAGCCAAACGTAACGAAATTCAAGCAGATATTGATGCTGCCTTTAAAAACGGACCTGCAGTGGCTATGGTAAATAGTGATAAAGGTATTACAAATTTACACGTGCCTAGTGACGTTATTATTGATGCTTCTATGCCAGCAATGATTCGTACATCTGGACAAATGTGGAATACTGAAGGAAAACTTCAAGATACGAAAGCTGTTATTCCAGACAGTAGTTATGCAGGCATTTATTCTGCTACTATCGATTTTTGTAAAAAACATGGTGCCTTCGATCCAACTACAATGGGTACGGTACCAAACGTAGGCTTAATGGCTCAAAAAGCCGAAGAATACGGTTCTCATGATAAAACATTCGAAATCGCATCTAACGGAACAGTAAGTGTTATTGATGCTGCTGGAAACACCTTATTAAAACACGTTGTGGAAACTGGTGATATATGGAGAATGTGTCAAACTAAAGATGCACCAATTCAAGATTGGGTAAAGTTAGCTGTTACTCGTGCTAAAGCTTCTGAAACGCCTGCTGTTTTCTGGTTAGATGAAAACAGAGCTCACGATGCTGAGTTAATTAAAAAAGTAAATACCTATTTAAAAGAATATGATACTACTGGTTTAGACATAAGAATCTTATCTCCAATAGATGCCACTTTATTTACTTGTGAAAGATTAAAAAAGGGTAAAGATACCATATCGGTTTCAGGGAATGTTTTACGTGATTATTTAACCGATTTATTCCCGATTTTAGAAGTTGGTACGAGTGCTAAAATGCTATCTATTGTTCCTTTAATGAATGGTGGTGGATTGTTTGAAACAGGTGCTGGTGGTTCTGCCCCAAAACACGTTGAACAATTCACAAATGAAAACCATTTACGTTGGGATTCTTTAGGTGAATTTTTAGCATTAGCAGTGTCTTTAGAACATGTTGCAACAACAAATAATAACCCAAAAGCACAAATCTTAGCTGATACATTAGATGCAGCCACAGGTCAATTACTTGATAATGGTAAATCGCCTTCTCGTAAAGTAGGTGAATTAGATAACAGAGGAAGTCATTTTTATTTAGCTCTTTATTGGGCGCAAGCGTTAGCTAACCAAACAAAAGACGCCGCTCTAAAAGCTGAATTTGAACCAATCGCGAAACAATTAGCAACAAATGAAATTGCGATTGTAAGCGAGCTTAACCTAATTCAAGGAAACCCAATAAATATTGGTGGTTATTACGAACCAAATGAAACTTTAATTAATAATGCGATGCGACCAAGTAAAACGCTAAATAGCATATTAAGTTAA
- a CDS encoding RND transporter: MNKKRLALIISGIIILIISYSFFGSSGEEDVLLTTKIIKGTYLNEVIISGEAQSTSSKEINGPINARRFNIYQLKIQDLVAEGTIVKKGDYIGKIDASEVNSKMNDAQLSLESAESRYTLQQLDTTLTLKQERTAIKDLLFNIEENQLELKRSIYEPPATIRQLEIKIEKFERELKEKKEDYSIKKRQANAKMIEVGTEVSKIKKRIEELIDLQKEFTVYSEDDGMVTYVKDWNGNKKKVGATISPWEPALASLPDLTKMESKTYSNEIDIRKIKKDLKVKIGFDAFPDIEIDGIVTEVANVGENKRGSDIKLFQVLIKLNSINKNIRPGMTTSNKILTHQEDNVLMAPLEAIFSKDSISYAYVKSGYSIEKKQVELGLANNEVVIIKKGLNENDVVYLNAPTDLKDKSITLLK; the protein is encoded by the coding sequence ATGAATAAGAAGAGGTTAGCTTTAATTATTAGCGGAATCATTATTTTAATTATTAGTTATTCATTTTTCGGATCTTCAGGCGAAGAAGACGTATTGCTAACAACAAAGATTATAAAAGGTACCTATTTAAACGAAGTTATAATTTCTGGAGAAGCTCAATCTACTAGTTCAAAAGAAATCAATGGTCCTATTAATGCGAGACGTTTCAACATTTATCAACTAAAAATACAAGATTTAGTAGCAGAAGGGACTATAGTAAAAAAGGGCGATTATATTGGTAAAATTGATGCTTCAGAAGTTAACAGTAAAATGAATGATGCTCAACTAAGTCTAGAGAGTGCTGAATCAAGATACACACTCCAACAACTTGATACCACACTTACCTTAAAACAGGAACGAACTGCTATAAAAGATCTTCTATTTAATATTGAAGAAAACCAACTAGAATTAAAACGGTCCATTTATGAGCCGCCTGCAACCATTCGACAATTAGAAATAAAAATTGAAAAATTTGAACGTGAATTAAAAGAAAAAAAGGAAGATTACTCTATTAAAAAAAGACAAGCAAACGCCAAAATGATTGAAGTAGGTACCGAAGTATCTAAAATAAAAAAGCGCATTGAAGAATTAATTGATCTCCAAAAAGAGTTTACGGTATACTCGGAAGACGACGGAATGGTAACATATGTTAAAGATTGGAATGGCAACAAAAAGAAAGTAGGTGCCACCATATCTCCTTGGGAACCTGCATTAGCGAGTTTACCAGATTTAACTAAAATGGAATCTAAAACGTATAGTAATGAAATTGACATACGAAAAATAAAAAAGGATTTGAAAGTGAAAATTGGTTTTGATGCGTTTCCTGATATCGAAATAGACGGTATTGTAACAGAAGTGGCCAATGTAGGTGAAAATAAAAGAGGATCTGATATCAAACTCTTTCAGGTATTAATTAAACTTAATTCAATAAATAAAAATATTAGACCAGGAATGACAACGTCTAATAAAATATTAACACATCAAGAAGACAATGTATTAATGGCTCCATTGGAAGCTATATTCTCAAAAGACTCCATTAGTTATGCCTATGTAAAATCTGGTTATTCTATTGAAAAAAAACAAGTAGAATTGGGTTTAGCGAATAATGAAGTCGTGATTATAAAAAAAGGATTAAATGAAAATGATGTTGTTTATTTAAATGCACCTACAGATCTGAAAGATAAAAGTATAACACTATTAAAATAA
- a CDS encoding ABC transporter permease encodes MIDKILLEKLKSNFNEAYWFIKTNKVRTFLTALGIIFGVASVITMLAIGNGAEKEILSQLELVGVNNIVVTPLPDLENESDSESEEETTNNDSKKFSKGLDILDALSVTKTIPSVKIVSPEIILDTYVINDGKQNSVKLIGVSAAFFKVSNIYIEKGKIFTNYQTNNALPVCVIGKKVEKKLFTGESALGKHIKVKDVWLQVVGVIEEKLISDKAQEDLGIRDLNQDIYIPIKTFLVRYRDRKIITDDLEANTNNQNGPKKRISRGNYHQIDKLTIQVFNSNELKATAEVLSKLLKRRHNDVLDFEIAIPIQLLKQQQKTKQIFNIVLSIIAGISLLIGGIGIMNIMLASVLERTKEIGIIRAIGATEEDVILQFLSESVLISVGGGIIGIIVGVIGAYVIEIVSGIETVLSLNSILISFFIAVIVGLVFGIFPAKAAANKKPIQALRSE; translated from the coding sequence ATGATAGATAAAATACTTTTAGAAAAACTTAAATCTAATTTTAATGAGGCGTATTGGTTTATTAAAACAAATAAAGTAAGAACATTTTTAACTGCTTTGGGTATTATTTTTGGAGTAGCATCGGTAATAACTATGCTTGCCATTGGAAATGGAGCTGAAAAAGAAATTTTATCTCAACTTGAATTGGTTGGAGTCAATAATATTGTTGTAACTCCTTTACCCGACCTTGAAAATGAGAGTGATAGCGAAAGTGAAGAAGAAACAACAAACAATGATTCTAAAAAATTTTCTAAAGGTTTAGACATATTAGATGCTTTAAGTGTTACTAAAACAATACCCAGTGTAAAAATTGTAAGCCCAGAAATAATTCTTGATACTTATGTTATAAATGATGGAAAGCAAAACTCTGTAAAGCTTATTGGTGTTTCTGCTGCATTTTTTAAAGTTTCTAATATTTATATTGAAAAAGGTAAAATTTTCACAAATTACCAAACAAACAACGCACTTCCTGTTTGCGTTATAGGTAAAAAAGTAGAGAAAAAACTTTTTACTGGTGAAAGTGCTTTAGGCAAACACATCAAAGTTAAAGATGTTTGGTTACAAGTTGTTGGTGTTATTGAAGAAAAATTAATATCTGATAAAGCTCAAGAAGATTTAGGTATTAGAGACTTAAACCAAGATATATACATTCCTATAAAAACATTTTTAGTTCGTTACAGAGATAGAAAAATAATAACCGACGATTTAGAAGCAAATACTAACAACCAAAATGGTCCCAAGAAAAGAATTTCTAGAGGTAATTATCATCAAATAGATAAATTAACCATTCAAGTTTTCAACTCAAATGAATTAAAAGCGACTGCTGAAGTTTTAAGTAAACTTCTAAAACGAAGACATAACGATGTATTAGATTTTGAAATTGCTATCCCTATTCAACTACTTAAACAACAACAAAAAACAAAACAAATATTCAATATTGTATTAAGTATTATTGCTGGTATTTCTTTACTAATTGGAGGTATTGGTATTATGAATATAATGCTAGCTTCGGTATTAGAAAGAACCAAAGAAATAGGAATAATTCGTGCTATAGGTGCTACTGAAGAAGACGTTATTTTACAATTTTTATCAGAGTCGGTATTAATTAGTGTTGGTGGTGGTATTATAGGAATAATTGTTGGCGTTATTGGAGCCTATGTTATTGAAATAGTTTCAGGTATAGAAACGGTACTATCTCTTAATTCCATATTAATTTCCTTTTTTATTGCAGTAATAGTAGGACTTGTTTTTGGAATATTTCCTGCGAAAGCAGCTGCTAATAAAAAGCCTATTCAAGCACTTCGATCGGAATAA
- a CDS encoding TolC family protein, whose amino-acid sequence MKKILFVLIITLSCLAFSQSKKITLNEAINLAQKQSPDYKITLNRNQSNYWRFRNYKASFLPQLRFNATLPEYNKAVRRITNDAGQDVFVNQDQLILEGGLSIAQNIPYTGGTLSLNTNLERIELFGLDDNIGYSVVPFSIRYYQNSLFYNPFKWDKKIEPLIYEESRRDFIEKMEDISVTTCQRYFQLLKAQMQLEIAKVNLSNQDTLYQISQGRFKIGKIAENELLQVELTLLNSRNVVTTNTIELKRTSQNLARYLELDSENIQLDVPDNLPLFEVNIDKALEEAQSNRKTVIEFRRKRLESEKELAFQKGNNRLKLGVSANFGISQNGDDFDNLFNNFNQQQNVSVSVSIPVFDWGVSKSRRKMAEADLDLTNNNIDQEKLAFEQEIYLHVLNWSSQRDFLATAEKAKEIAIKRYDISQKRYVLDKITITDLNIALQEKDKAVLQYLNSLEKFWQDYYVLRQLTLYDFINNKKLEVDNILFD is encoded by the coding sequence ATGAAAAAAATATTGTTCGTATTAATAATAACTCTGTCTTGTTTAGCGTTTTCGCAATCAAAAAAAATAACTTTAAACGAAGCCATTAATTTAGCGCAGAAACAATCTCCAGATTATAAAATAACCTTAAATAGAAATCAGTCTAATTATTGGCGTTTTAGAAATTACAAAGCGAGTTTTTTACCTCAATTAAGGTTTAATGCAACTTTACCCGAATACAATAAAGCAGTGCGTAGAATAACTAATGATGCTGGTCAAGATGTTTTTGTAAACCAAGATCAATTAATTTTAGAAGGTGGATTATCTATTGCCCAAAACATTCCATATACAGGTGGTACACTCTCTTTAAACACTAATTTAGAGCGTATTGAATTGTTTGGGCTTGACGATAACATTGGGTATTCTGTAGTACCTTTTTCTATAAGATATTATCAAAATTCGTTGTTTTACAATCCTTTTAAATGGGATAAAAAAATTGAACCTTTAATTTATGAAGAATCACGACGGGACTTTATTGAAAAAATGGAAGACATATCAGTAACTACTTGTCAAAGATATTTCCAGTTACTTAAAGCACAAATGCAGTTGGAAATAGCCAAAGTGAATTTATCAAATCAAGATACACTGTATCAAATTTCACAAGGACGATTCAAAATTGGAAAAATTGCAGAAAATGAATTATTACAAGTAGAACTCACCCTATTAAATTCTAGAAATGTTGTAACTACCAATACTATAGAATTAAAAAGAACTTCTCAAAACTTAGCAAGGTATTTAGAGTTAGATTCGGAAAATATTCAATTAGATGTTCCTGACAACTTACCTCTTTTTGAGGTAAACATCGATAAAGCTTTAGAAGAAGCCCAATCAAACAGAAAAACGGTTATTGAGTTTAGAAGAAAAAGGTTAGAATCCGAAAAAGAATTGGCTTTTCAAAAGGGAAATAACAGGTTAAAACTTGGAGTATCTGCTAATTTTGGAATTTCACAAAATGGCGATGACTTTGATAATCTTTTTAACAACTTTAATCAGCAACAAAATGTTTCTGTGTCTGTTAGTATCCCTGTCTTCGATTGGGGTGTTTCAAAATCAAGACGTAAAATGGCTGAAGCAGATTTAGACTTGACCAATAATAATATAGACCAGGAAAAATTAGCTTTTGAACAAGAAATTTATTTACACGTACTGAATTGGTCTAGTCAAAGAGACTTTTTAGCAACAGCTGAAAAAGCCAAAGAAATAGCCATAAAACGTTATGACATCTCACAAAAAAGATATGTTTTAGACAAAATTACTATAACCGATTTAAATATTGCTTTACAAGAAAAGGATAAAGCTGTTTTACAATACTTAAACTCACTAGAAAAATTTTGGCAAGATTATTATGTTTTAAGACAGTTAACTCTCTATGATTTTATAAATAATAAAAAATTAGAAGTTGACAACATTCTTTTTGATTAA
- the murQ gene encoding N-acetylmuramic acid 6-phosphate etherase has product MSFTKTTEQDSNYNHLEKMSISELLSNINNEDKIVPTAVEKALPQVEALVSIIVSKLKDGGRLFYMGAGTSGRLGILDASECPPTFGVSHDLVIGIIAGGDTAIRKAVEFAEDSESQGWEDLQSYEISNKDVVIGIAASGTTPYVIAALQACNTNNISTGCITCNKNSPLSQTAQYPIEVIVGPEFVTGSSRMKAGTAQKLVLNMITTTTMIQLGHIKGNKMVDMQLSNNKLVDRGTKMIMAELSITEEEAKTLLKRHKDVRSSIKNYNNGN; this is encoded by the coding sequence ATGAGTTTTACAAAAACAACCGAACAAGATTCAAACTATAATCATCTCGAAAAGATGAGCATTTCTGAATTATTATCTAACATTAATAATGAAGATAAAATTGTTCCTACAGCTGTTGAAAAAGCACTTCCACAAGTAGAAGCTTTAGTAAGTATAATTGTATCAAAGTTAAAAGATGGTGGACGCCTATTTTATATGGGAGCTGGTACTAGTGGGCGTTTAGGCATATTAGATGCTTCTGAATGTCCTCCTACTTTTGGTGTCTCTCACGATTTAGTTATAGGCATCATTGCTGGTGGCGATACGGCTATTAGAAAAGCTGTTGAGTTTGCGGAAGATTCTGAGTCACAAGGTTGGGAAGATTTACAATCTTATGAAATTTCAAACAAAGATGTCGTCATTGGTATTGCTGCCTCTGGTACGACGCCTTATGTTATTGCCGCTTTACAAGCATGTAATACCAACAACATAAGTACCGGCTGCATTACTTGCAATAAAAATAGTCCGCTTTCGCAAACAGCTCAATACCCAATTGAAGTTATTGTTGGTCCTGAATTTGTTACTGGAAGCTCAAGAATGAAAGCGGGAACTGCGCAAAAATTAGTGCTTAATATGATAACCACCACTACTATGATTCAATTAGGACATATAAAAGGCAATAAAATGGTTGATATGCAACTAAGTAATAACAAACTTGTAGATAGAGGTACTAAAATGATCATGGCAGAACTTAGTATCACTGAAGAAGAGGCAAAAACTCTTCTAAAGAGACATAAAGATGTCCGTTCATCAATTAAAAATTACAATAATGGAAACTAA
- a CDS encoding DUF6095 family protein, translating to METNKTDKTILFKGIKTLIFALLSLFIGPILMTMALGDKENTLYIPLLIIACLICAMAVFLIFKGIRIIMNSMFKKNN from the coding sequence ATGGAAACTAACAAAACAGATAAAACAATACTTTTTAAAGGGATTAAAACATTAATTTTCGCTTTACTAAGCTTATTTATTGGCCCTATCTTAATGACAATGGCACTTGGCGATAAAGAAAATACACTTTACATTCCTTTGTTAATTATAGCTTGCTTAATATGTGCTATGGCTGTTTTTTTAATTTTCAAAGGTATACGTATTATCATGAACAGTATGTTTAAAAAAAACAATTAA
- a CDS encoding helix-turn-helix domain-containing protein, protein MQINKELELAWEFVNKTNRSIFLTGKAGTGKTTFLHRLKMNSLKRLVVIAPTGVAAINAKGVTIHSFFQMPFGPILPDTDLNASKGFNRKFSKTKINIIKSMDLLVIDEISMVRADLLDGIDRTLRRFRNRSKVFGGVQVLMIGDLQQLSPVIRDNEWDLLKPYYKNGFFFSSHAYQESDAISIELKHIYRQENPVFIEILNEIRNNVLTESSAKELNKRYIPNFIPEPDAGYISLTTHNNKAEATNNAELVKLKTKTFSYKAVVEGKFPDHAYPNSEKLELKVGAQVMFIKNDSGPEKRYFNGKIGKVIHLDKDEVVVHCPDDEFNIITKPEIWENINYSVDAETKNISEERIGAFTQMPLRLAWAITIHKSQGLTFEKAIIDAQGAFAHGQTYVALSRCKSLEGLVLKSEINSSQIISDSHVISFNKNAEKNEPNEAVLAVSERNFQLDLMVEVFDFYEFLYPINRVLDIFYKNRTIIEGQIEAPLLIIKTTVTNLLKVSTGFIAQLKQLSEDEGLPEMSDLIQERFIKAVAYFKTETEKHIVESLKTFNFTTDNKAVGADIAKNSDALEELLEIKLLYFNSLYKGFSTSSFLALRAKAVFITKEAPKKPRKAVVDGTTNVDLFERLRVLRNEIAQENDLIHYQVFAQKTLYEICETLPLTKQELKKVNGMGDVRIKKYGEVILKEIRAYCEENGIETTEDANIFEEQQPKKKKVDTKKASLELFKSGKTITKIADERELNENTIFGHLASFIASGEIEVSELMSKEHYDELLELIPKKIFENLSDLKNQLDDKFSYGEIRLVVEEIGKSIS, encoded by the coding sequence ATGCAAATAAATAAAGAACTCGAATTAGCTTGGGAGTTTGTAAATAAAACAAATCGCTCTATTTTTTTAACAGGTAAAGCAGGTACTGGTAAAACGACATTTTTACACCGTTTAAAAATGAATAGTTTAAAGCGTTTGGTTGTTATTGCTCCAACGGGTGTGGCAGCTATTAATGCTAAAGGAGTTACCATTCATTCTTTTTTTCAAATGCCTTTTGGGCCTATTTTACCCGATACCGATTTGAATGCTTCTAAAGGATTTAATCGGAAATTCAGTAAAACTAAAATCAATATAATTAAATCGATGGATTTGTTAGTTATTGATGAAATTAGTATGGTTAGAGCAGATTTATTGGATGGTATTGATAGAACATTACGTCGTTTTAGAAATAGAAGTAAGGTTTTTGGAGGGGTTCAAGTTCTAATGATTGGTGATTTGCAACAACTATCACCTGTTATTCGAGATAATGAATGGGATTTATTAAAACCTTATTATAAAAATGGATTCTTTTTTAGTAGTCATGCCTATCAAGAAAGTGATGCTATTTCAATCGAGTTAAAACATATTTATAGACAAGAAAATCCAGTATTTATTGAAATACTTAATGAGATTCGGAATAATGTTCTAACGGAATCTTCTGCTAAAGAATTGAATAAACGATATATCCCAAATTTTATTCCAGAACCAGATGCAGGATACATTTCTTTAACCACACATAATAATAAAGCAGAAGCGACTAATAACGCAGAGTTAGTTAAATTAAAAACCAAAACATTTTCATATAAAGCCGTTGTTGAAGGTAAATTTCCAGATCATGCTTATCCTAATAGTGAGAAGCTTGAATTAAAGGTGGGGGCACAGGTTATGTTTATTAAGAATGATAGTGGACCAGAGAAGCGTTATTTTAATGGGAAAATTGGTAAAGTTATTCATTTAGATAAAGATGAAGTCGTTGTACATTGCCCTGATGATGAGTTTAATATTATTACCAAACCTGAGATTTGGGAAAATATAAATTATTCTGTTGATGCTGAAACTAAAAACATTTCAGAAGAAAGGATAGGTGCTTTTACCCAAATGCCTTTGCGTTTGGCTTGGGCCATTACCATACATAAAAGCCAAGGTTTAACTTTTGAAAAAGCCATCATAGATGCGCAAGGTGCTTTTGCACATGGACAAACCTATGTGGCATTAAGTCGTTGTAAGTCTTTAGAAGGCTTAGTATTGAAAAGCGAAATTAATTCTAGTCAGATTATTAGTGATAGCCATGTGATTTCTTTCAATAAAAATGCAGAAAAAAATGAACCAAATGAAGCTGTTTTAGCCGTTTCAGAAAGAAATTTTCAACTAGATTTAATGGTTGAAGTGTTTGATTTTTATGAATTTTTATATCCAATCAATCGAGTTTTAGATATTTTTTATAAAAACAGAACTATTATTGAGGGGCAAATTGAAGCACCATTATTAATTATAAAAACAACGGTAACTAATCTTTTAAAAGTGAGTACTGGTTTTATAGCACAATTAAAACAACTTTCGGAAGATGAAGGTTTGCCTGAAATGAGCGATTTAATTCAAGAACGTTTTATAAAAGCCGTTGCTTATTTTAAAACGGAGACTGAAAAGCACATAGTTGAATCATTAAAAACCTTCAATTTTACCACTGATAATAAAGCTGTTGGAGCAGATATTGCTAAAAACAGTGATGCACTAGAAGAACTTCTAGAAATTAAACTATTATATTTTAATAGCTTGTATAAAGGTTTTTCTACAAGTTCCTTTTTAGCATTAAGGGCTAAAGCAGTTTTTATAACAAAAGAAGCTCCTAAAAAACCACGAAAAGCGGTTGTAGATGGTACAACAAATGTAGACTTATTTGAAAGGTTACGTGTGCTTAGAAACGAAATTGCCCAAGAAAATGATTTAATTCATTATCAGGTTTTTGCTCAAAAAACATTGTATGAAATTTGTGAAACACTGCCATTAACAAAGCAAGAACTTAAAAAAGTGAATGGTATGGGCGATGTGCGGATTAAAAAGTATGGTGAGGTTATCTTAAAAGAGATTAGGGCTTATTGTGAGGAAAATGGTATTGAAACTACTGAAGACGCCAACATTTTTGAGGAACAGCAACCCAAGAAAAAGAAGGTAGATACAAAAAAAGCATCTTTAGAATTGTTTAAATCTGGAAAAACGATTACAAAAATTGCTGACGAACGTGAACTGAATGAGAATACAATATTCGGGCATTTGGCAAGTTTTATTGCTTCGGGCGAAATAGAAGTTTCAGAACTAATGTCAAAGGAGCATTATGATGAATTATTAGAGTTAATTCCGAAGAAAATATTTGAAAATTTATCAGATTTAAAAAATCAATTAGATGACAAATTTAGCTACGGAGAGATACGATTGGTAGTTGAAGAAATAGGAAAAAGTATTTCTTAA
- a CDS encoding NUDIX hydrolase — translation MDFRKIDNLSVDCVVLRLEENTLKVLLRKRALNLYDENSPVIDDWVLPGHYVLKSNNLGETANRVFKELTGEDHLNKNQFRTYGNAARIKSDKDLLWVRSRGAKVRTITVAYYLIVASNKDLLDMDDSLKWFKLKSLPQLGFDHHQIINDAYEDIKGKIITDPLIFDFMPIKFTLNELQMAFESILDVELDNRNFRKKVSSKSYIVPLEEKQKGVSKKPSRLYMFSKDVYNQVVETDYIINK, via the coding sequence ATGGATTTTAGAAAAATAGATAATTTATCAGTAGACTGTGTGGTTTTAAGGTTAGAAGAAAATACGCTTAAGGTTTTATTAAGAAAACGTGCTTTAAATTTGTATGACGAAAATTCACCAGTGATTGATGATTGGGTTCTACCAGGACATTATGTGCTAAAAAGTAATAATTTAGGTGAAACAGCCAACAGGGTTTTTAAAGAATTAACAGGTGAAGACCATTTAAATAAGAATCAATTTAGAACCTATGGAAATGCAGCTAGAATTAAATCGGATAAAGATTTGTTATGGGTGCGAAGTCGTGGAGCAAAAGTAAGAACCATAACGGTTGCTTATTATTTAATTGTAGCATCCAATAAGGATTTGTTGGATATGGATGATTCTTTAAAATGGTTTAAGTTGAAATCCTTGCCGCAATTAGGCTTCGATCATCATCAAATTATTAATGACGCATACGAGGATATTAAAGGTAAAATTATTACAGACCCTTTAATATTTGACTTTATGCCAATTAAATTCACACTCAATGAACTACAAATGGCCTTCGAATCTATATTAGATGTAGAATTAGATAATCGTAATTTTAGAAAAAAAGTTTCAAGTAAGTCTTATATAGTACCACTTGAAGAAAAACAAAAGGGAGTATCTAAAAAGCCCTCAAGATTATATATGTTTAGTAAAGATGTTTATAATCAAGTAGTGGAAACAGATTATATTATAAATAAATAA